TGGAAGAAACAGAAGAATAGAAGCCCTTTGGCACACCCATTGACGATTCTCGTTGTGGGTGTGTTTTTCATCCTTGAAATATGCAGCAGATTGCTTATAATAAGAACATGCGTTCCGAACTTTCCAAACAATCTGACACAAATTCGTTGGGGGGCTTTTTATGAGATGCAAGGTCAATGGCGTCAACCTTTATTATGAGGAGATCGGAAGTGGTTTCCCTGTCGTAATGATTCACGGCTTTTCACTTGATCACCGCTGCATGACAGGCTGTCTGGAACCCATTTTTGAGAAACGTCCGGGATACCGACGACTTTACATAGATCTACCGGGAATGGGACAAACGGAAAACTACGAACATATCCACACCACGGACGATATTCTGGAGGTTGTGCTCGCGTTCATCGATCAGCTCATTCCAGGTGAGCCCTTTTTCATTGCAGGTGAATCATACGGCGGATATCTTACACGAGCAGTTATCGAGAAGCGCCGGAAGCAAGTAAAGGGTGCCCTTTTCATCTGTCCAAATGTCATTCCAGACAAAGATAAACGCACACTGCCAGATAAACCTCTTCTCGTACAGGAGCCTTCCCTCTGGGAGGAGTTGAGTGAGACGGAACGGGCGGAGTTTGAGTCGATGGCGGTAGTCGCTACTGATTATACGTGGAATCGCTATCGAAAAGAGATTATCGATGGCTACATGCTGTCTGACCCTTCTTTCCTCACGAAAATCAGACAAGCGTATGGCGTGTCCTTCCCATTAGATACGGCCCCCTTCCCCCATCCGAGCCTTTTTCTTGTCGGCAAACAAGATCATTCTGTCGGTTATCGCGATATTTGGGATATCATCGAAGGCTACCCGCGCTCTACCTTTGCCGCTCTCGATTGTGCCGGCCACAATTTGCAGATCGAGCAGCCGCTTCTGTTTACAGAGCTTGTGAATGAATGGCTGGATCGTGCAGAAAGAGAGATCTCCCTGTAAACATGCATAAAAAAGACAACCAGCTCAAGGAGAATGGTTGTCTTTTTGCTTCCATTAAACATTTGTCACCAGTGATTCGCTGTAGGCGTGAAATGCTTTGCCCAGTCGTGAAATCGCAAGCTCCGTGTCTTCCCGGTTCAAAAGCGTATAGTTCAAGCGCATCGTATTGAGATGCGGCTCAGCTGCATAAAACGGCTTCCCTGGCACGAATGCCACGCCTTCCTGTACGGATTGGGCCAGCAGCTTCTCTGCATCGAAGTGCTCAGGCAGATTCACCCAGAGGAACATCCCGCCTCTTGGTTTTTCCCACTGTACGCCCTCCCAGTTTTGCGCAATCAAAAGCTCATGCATCCATTCCATGCGCGCCTTGTAGGACTCGCGGATTTTCTCAATGTGGCGCTCCAGATCAAAGCGGGACAACAGCTCATACAGCGCGTACTGGTCGATTGTGCTCGACTGCAAATCCACTGCTTGCTTCGCCTTCACCATCATTTGAATCACGCGGGTATCTCCAATGGCCCATCCGGTACGCAAGCCTGGCGCGACAATTTTGGAGAAGGTACTAGTGTACACCACACAGGAATCGGTCGGATGCTCATCCAGTGAGAAAATCGAACGGTACGGAGCTTCCCCATCGAATTGGATCTCTCCATATGGATCGTCTTCCAGGATGAGAATGTTTTGCGCCTTGCATTGACGAAGCAAGCCTAGACGACGTTCAAGGCTCCATACCTTTCCTGTTGGGTTGGCAAAGGTAGGAATGACATACACCATTTTCGGGCGATACTGGGCAATTTTTTTCGCCAGATCGTCCAAATCCATCCCATTGGCATCACCGTCTACGGGAATCGCTTTGATTCCCCGGAATTGGAACAGCTGAACGGCTGCCAAATAGGTAGGGTTTTCGACGAGAACGACATCGCCTTCGTCTAAATATACACGGCACAACAAGTCAACTGCTTGCTGAGAGCCAGTAGTGATGATCATATTATCTGCACCGACGTTCATATGCTTTTGCTTCATACGGGATGCAATCCACTCACGAAGCGGCAAGTATCCATCGGTCAATCCGTACTGAAGAGCTTTTGCCCCTTGTTCGAATGCGCGATTAAACGCTTCGCGCATCTCTGCGATTGGAAAAGAATCCTCTGCTGGCAGTCCACCTGCGAGCGAGAGCACTTGATTGCCTTGAGTCAGCTTCAAGATTTCCCGGACAGCCGAGGAGGATAGTGCTTCAACAGATTTTGAAAACGAGTACTCCATCTTCCGTTCCCCCTTGATTTTGCTTATCCTTGTTTTATCACTGTCAACAGCGTAAGTCCAATCCTTGCTAGCTATGAGCAGATAGGTTTTGACTATGTCGAGCGGTTGTTCAACCATTAGTCTTGACACACTCCATGCAAAAAACCCCTCCTCGTATCAAACGAAAAGGGGTTCATATGTATCGCTATATCTAGGCGATGCGGAACACACGCGGTTTTTCTGTATGTGGGAGGAAAGAGAGGTCGACATGATTGGACGCTTCTTCCATACCGATATCGCTTGCCAACAGCAATGCCTCTTCCTGGAAGGTCGGCGTACAGCTACCTTCATTCAGCTCACAGAGTCGCTTCAATCGCTTCAGTCTCTCTGCTGACTTTTCTATTCTCATGCATTCGTTCGTCAGCTCACATACGTTGACGTGACGAGCATCAGCGATCATGCTGATATCATTCACATGGACAATCAGTCTTTTGCCTTCTTCTGTAACAAATCCGATCGAGCAAAAATGCGCACCTGACATTTCCAAACGAGTGAGAACAGCATTGGCGTAAACTTCTCCCGTCCGCAAGCGAATCTGGCCTGCTTCAATGGCTCCGCCGATTTTTCTCTCGTTGGCGATCACCGTATACATATCCGTGTAACCGTTAATCTGATAGCGCATGGTACCCTCCCGCTCTCGCTGAGACTAATTATCATTAACAACAATGACATCGTATAATGAAAATCATTATCTGTCAATAATGAGAATGATTTTTATTCTAAAAGGAAAAAGCCACACTCCATTTATACGGTAGTGTGGCCAAATTGCCTCGCTTTTATTTTGTTTTCGTAAATAACCCCAGCCGCTCAATCCGCTGGACTGCTTCCGCAAGACGCTCTTCGTTGGATAACAAAGCCGCTCGCACATAGCCCTCACCTGTGGGGCCAAAGCCATTTCCCGGCGCTACGACGACATGCGCTTTTTCCAAAAGCAGGTCAGAGAACTCCACGGATGTGAAGCCGCTTGGAACAGGAAGCCAAGCAAAAAACGAACCTTGAGATGGTGGCGCCTGCCAGCCAATCCGATGCAGATTGGAGTACAAGGCATTACGGCGGCTTTCGTAGACAGCGACGAGATCGCGGACGCACTGCTGCGAATCCGTCATCGCTTTGGCTGCCGCCATCTGTACCGCTCCGAACAGGCTGACGAAGTAATGGTCCTGAATGAGGTTAATCAGACGAACCAGCTCGCGATTTCCTACCATGGCACCCACACGCCAGCCTGCCATGTTGTACGTTTTGGACAAGGTATAAAATTCTACGCCCACTTCTTTTGCACCCGGAACCTGCATGAAGCTGACCGGCTTTTTCCCGTCATAGCTAATCGCCCCGTAAGCGAAGTCGTGGCAGACGACGATTTCATGTTTTCGGGCAAAACGAATAGTTTCTTCATAAAACTCAAGTGGTGCGTTGACTGCTGTCGGATTGTTCGGATAGTTGAGAAACATCAGTTTCGCTCGATCCAAATCAGCTTGGGAGAGCTGGCTGTAGTCGGGCAAGAAATCATTTTCCGCCTTCAACGGCATCATGGCCATCCGTCCGCCTACGACCGCAACCCCCGACCAATAATCCGGATAGCCTGGGTCTGGAACTAGTGCAACATCGCCTGCGTTCATGAGGACTTGGCAAATCTCTACGAGTCCGGTTTTGCTACCGAACAAAATCGCTACTTCTTCCTCTGGATCGAGGTCCACATCAAATTCTTGCTTATACCAATGAGCCACTGCCTGCTTCAGTTCCACGCGTCCCTGAAAAGGCGGATATTTGTGATGGAGTGGTTGTGCCGCTTGCATCTGTAATTCTTCAATAATGTGCGGCGGTGTCGGCAAATCGGGATTGCCCTGCCCCAGGTTAATGACGTCATGGCCTTGCGCAATGACCTTGTTTACTTTTGCCACCAGGGTCGCAAAAAACTGGGTAGGGAGTCGATCAATCATATCGGAGGGTTGAATGCGCATCTTTGTTCCATTCCTTTCTTGGGCCCAATACAGTAAAACCCCCTTTTTCCATACAGAAAAAGGGGGAGATCAGCTTGGTCACGTCCTTATCTGTCAGGAAAAAATCCTGCTGGAATTGGCACAGCATCTGTCCATCACATGGAACAGATCCGCTGCCGGGCTTCATAGGGCCAGTCCCTCCACCTCTCTGAATAAGTCAAACACACGGAATATACTGTTTTTTCGTCTATATCATACTACTTGAGCACGTAAACCGTGTCAAGATGCTTGGTTCTGTACCGGCATTTGATGCCTTCTTTTCTGAAAAGAGCTGTGGAAGGCAAAGAAGGCGACAGACAACAAACACAAGCCTGCCATCACGAACAATAGTCCCTGCGCGTGAATGGATTGGAAAATGAATGCGCCAAGCAGTGGACCGAGCATCCGCCCAGCCGATCCAGTCCCTGCAATCAGCCCTTGGATAAAGCCTTCTCGTCCCTCAGGCGTAAATTGTGCAGCTACTGCCGGCACCGCTGGCCACACGAGCATTTCGCCCAGCGTCATGATGAACATGCCTGCCACAAAGCCTGCATAAACCGTTGACTGAGACAAAATCAACATCGACAAGGCAAAAATATAAGCGCCCAAGAGCATTTGTGCTTTTAGCGTACGAGCAAAGCGTCGAATGACCCACGCAATCAATGGCTGACCAAACAGGATCAAACCGCCGTTCAGCGTCCACAACAGACTGTATTGACGGAGGGAAATGCCCAGGGTTTGCATATAGGTCGACAGCACCGTCGTCCATTGGACATAGACAATCCAGCTAATTAACAGCCCCCCGCATAATAGCAGCAATGCGCCCCATACCACTTTTGTCTCTTGTTGTGGTTGTCGCAGCACATCACCAGCTACTTGCTCAGGCATGCTTTGTCCAGTCGTCGCGTTTTCGCGTTGTTGTTCCACCATTTTTAGCTGACGCGGCAAAATGAGCATGAACATCGCGAGGACGATCACTTGAGAGATGGCATTACCGAAAAACGTCCAGGCAAACGATACACTTGCCAAGAAGCCGCCCAACGCAGACCCGGCAGCTACCCCCACATTGAGGGAGACATAAATCAGATTGATTCCTTTACGTCCTCCGTCCGGCCATAAAACGACGGCCAATGCATTCATCACAGGAGAAAGTGTCCCGTAAAACAGTCCATTCAACAGAAGCAAGACAACATAAATCGTAAAATCTTGCGTTACACCTAATCCGATCGAAATCAGGATAACACCGATGGAACCTACAATAATAGTGCGCATTTTGCCCCAGCGGTCAAACATCATCCCGCCAACAATACTTCCGATCAAAAATGCGCCTTGATTTAAAAGCAACAAGAAGCCGGCTACAGTCAGCGGCTTTCCGAGATGATTGTGAATATAGATCGTGACTAGCGGCCAAATACACGCCATTCCGGTAGAAAAAATGACGGCAGCAATCGCCAATAAACGAATGCTGCTCGGATAGGATTCCCATTTTTGCCTCATGGCTTACTTCTCTCCCCGATGGAAATCGCCGCTTTTTCCGCCTGTTTTGGATTGCAAACTGGTCGGACCGATTATCATTGCTTTATCCATGGCTTTGCACATGTCATACACCGTCAAAGCCGCTACGCTGACAGCGGTCAACGCCTCCATCTCGACGCCAGTTTTCCCTGTCGTCTTCACGGTTCCTGTAATCGCAAGCGTCGTTTCATCTACAAATGCAAATTGTATGTCGATGCCAGTCAATGGCAGCGGATGACACATCGGGATAATTTCCCACGTCTTTTTGGCAGCCATGACACCTGCTACCTGCGCAACTGCGAGTACATCGCCCTTTTCGATTCGACCTTCGCGGATTCGGGCGAGTGTTTCGGGTTTCATGCTGATTTGGCTCTCGGCTACAGCCACCCGTTTTGTGACGTCCTTCTCGGATACGTCTACCATCCGCGCTCGATTTTGTTCATTAAAATGTGTTAATTGATCTGTCATACTAGAATCGTTCCTCCTCTATCTCCTCCTACCTTACTCCCGCCGCTGGATAAAAGCAATGGGAATGTAGAAGACATTGTTTCGTTATCTTGCTCATCCACTCCTAAAAACGTACGAAGAACAGGTGCTGGAGGTATACTGTGCGTACACAGTTCAAAGGAGGCGTATGGAAATGGAAATGAGGAAGAATCAGACGGTACATTGGTCCATGCTTGTGCATGGTGATTGGACCATTTATCTAGCTGCAACGGCTGCCGGGCTTTGTTATGTCGGCTCGGTCAACCAGCCTTTTGCTGAATTGGAAGCTTGGGTTAAAAAACATCACCCACAAAGTTCGCTGGTGCAAGACGATCTATGGCTAAAGCCTTTTGCAACAGAACTGATGGAGTATTTGCAGGGAACGCGCGAGCATTTTTCCATGGATTGCGACCTGTCTGGAACGCCTTTTCAGCTCGCTGTCTGGGAGGCACTGCGCCAAATCCCATACGGTCAAACGGTATCGTACACCGACATTGCAACCATTATTGAAAAGCCTGCTGCTGTTCGTGCTGTCGGTGCAGCAATCGGTGCCAATCCGGTTCTCATTACAGTACCCTGCCACCGCGTCGTCGGTAAAAACGGTTCACTGACTGGCTATCGTGGAGGACTGCCCATGAAGACAACTCTGCTTGATCTGGAGAAAAAGACAAATCGGGGTGTGAAGCATGGCTAAATCAGTGGCAGAGACGATCACTGCACTTGACTGGCATTCCTTGCAACAGGAGCTAGACAAACAAGGGTATGCAACTTTTCCTTCCTTAATAAGCGCCGATGCGTGCGAAGAATTAATCGCTACGTATGGACAGGATGACCTTTTTCGCAATACGATCCAAATGGCGCGGTACCGTTTCGGTGAAGGGGAGTATCGCTATTATCAAGCTCCCCTTCCCTCGCTTTTGCAGGAGCTTCGCGAAGGCTTTTATCCAATGCTTGCGCAGACTGCGAATCGGTGGCTGGAACTGCTGGGACGCGAAGCTATTTATCCTGCTACCCTCCCTGAATTTTTGGCGCAATGTCACGAGCAGGGTCAGTTGCGCTCTACTCCACTGATTTTGAAATACGAAACAGGTGGCTATAATTGCTTGCATCAGGATATGTACGGCGAGGTGTTCTTCCCGTTTCAAGTGGTTTTTGCCTTGAATCAGAAGGAGAAGGACTACAGGGGCGGAGAATTTCTACTGATGGAGCAACGACTGCGCGCACAGAGCAGGGGATATGTGATAACCTTGGACCAAGGCGCTGGCCTGATTTTCCCGACATCCTACCGTCCAGTGCAGGGAACGCGAGGCTACTATAAAAACACGCTGCGCCACGGTGTCAGTACGATTACCTCAGGAAAGCGCTACAGCCTCGGAATTATTTTTCACGATGCAAAGTGAGGAACGCCCCATATGAAAAGCATCCTTTCCTATAAAATGCCGAAAACCCTCCTTAATAAAGGAAGCGGATTTCTTGCTGATTACACTCACTCGCTCAATCCCTATACGGGCTGTTCTTTCGCCTGCTCTTATTGCTATGTTCGGCAAATGCCTGTCTCTTTGTTTCGCAACGAGCAATGGGGCACGTGGGTTGACATTAAGCAGCAAGCTGCCGATTTATTGCGCAAGGAGCTTTTGCGGGCAAAGAAAAAAGGAAAGGTAACCATCTTCATGTCTTCGAGTACAGACCCGTACCAGCCCATCGAACAAACGGAAAAAGTAACGAGGTCTTTACTCGAAGTCATGGTAGAGAATCCACCCGATTTTTTGCTGGTGCAGACGAGAAGTCCCTTGGTTTGGCGGGATGCAGATTTGTTGCTCCTGCTGGGTGATCGCGTCCGCGTCAGCATGACCGTCGAGACCGATTTGGAGGTAATTCGCCGGTACTTTAGCCCGCAAGCTCCCCCCATTCAAGCGCGGCTCAAAACACTCCAGCGCTTGGCGGAAGCAGGCATCCCTACACAAGCAACGATTGCCCCTGTTTTGCCGAGCAGTGAGTCATTCCCGGAGATTTTGCGCCCCTTGGTCACCCGTGTCTGTGTCGATGACTTTTATATGGGAGATGGCAGCGGCGGTAAACGAACGAAAAGAAACGGCATTCCCGCTCTCTATGAACAGCTGGGACTGGAACAATGGTATGATCCTACCGCCTATCGGATCGTCTATGATCGGCTATTACGTGTTTTTCCGCCGGATCAGATTTATTTGAGTCAGGAAGGCTTCGCCCCTTAGAATCTACTGTCG
This genomic stretch from Brevibacillus brevis harbors:
- a CDS encoding alpha/beta fold hydrolase, with amino-acid sequence MRCKVNGVNLYYEEIGSGFPVVMIHGFSLDHRCMTGCLEPIFEKRPGYRRLYIDLPGMGQTENYEHIHTTDDILEVVLAFIDQLIPGEPFFIAGESYGGYLTRAVIEKRRKQVKGALFICPNVIPDKDKRTLPDKPLLVQEPSLWEELSETERAEFESMAVVATDYTWNRYRKEIIDGYMLSDPSFLTKIRQAYGVSFPLDTAPFPHPSLFLVGKQDHSVGYRDIWDIIEGYPRSTFAALDCAGHNLQIEQPLLFTELVNEWLDRAEREISL
- a CDS encoding PLP-dependent aminotransferase family protein; the encoded protein is MEYSFSKSVEALSSSAVREILKLTQGNQVLSLAGGLPAEDSFPIAEMREAFNRAFEQGAKALQYGLTDGYLPLREWIASRMKQKHMNVGADNMIITTGSQQAVDLLCRVYLDEGDVVLVENPTYLAAVQLFQFRGIKAIPVDGDANGMDLDDLAKKIAQYRPKMVYVIPTFANPTGKVWSLERRLGLLRQCKAQNILILEDDPYGEIQFDGEAPYRSIFSLDEHPTDSCVVYTSTFSKIVAPGLRTGWAIGDTRVIQMMVKAKQAVDLQSSTIDQYALYELLSRFDLERHIEKIRESYKARMEWMHELLIAQNWEGVQWEKPRGGMFLWVNLPEHFDAEKLLAQSVQEGVAFVPGKPFYAAEPHLNTMRLNYTLLNREDTELAISRLGKAFHAYSESLVTNV
- a CDS encoding pyridoxal phosphate-dependent aminotransferase; translation: MRIQPSDMIDRLPTQFFATLVAKVNKVIAQGHDVINLGQGNPDLPTPPHIIEELQMQAAQPLHHKYPPFQGRVELKQAVAHWYKQEFDVDLDPEEEVAILFGSKTGLVEICQVLMNAGDVALVPDPGYPDYWSGVAVVGGRMAMMPLKAENDFLPDYSQLSQADLDRAKLMFLNYPNNPTAVNAPLEFYEETIRFARKHEIVVCHDFAYGAISYDGKKPVSFMQVPGAKEVGVEFYTLSKTYNMAGWRVGAMVGNRELVRLINLIQDHYFVSLFGAVQMAAAKAMTDSQQCVRDLVAVYESRRNALYSNLHRIGWQAPPSQGSFFAWLPVPSGFTSVEFSDLLLEKAHVVVAPGNGFGPTGEGYVRAALLSNEERLAEAVQRIERLGLFTKTK
- a CDS encoding MFS transporter encodes the protein MRQKWESYPSSIRLLAIAAVIFSTGMACIWPLVTIYIHNHLGKPLTVAGFLLLLNQGAFLIGSIVGGMMFDRWGKMRTIIVGSIGVILISIGLGVTQDFTIYVVLLLLNGLFYGTLSPVMNALAVVLWPDGGRKGINLIYVSLNVGVAAGSALGGFLASVSFAWTFFGNAISQVIVLAMFMLILPRQLKMVEQQRENATTGQSMPEQVAGDVLRQPQQETKVVWGALLLLCGGLLISWIVYVQWTTVLSTYMQTLGISLRQYSLLWTLNGGLILFGQPLIAWVIRRFARTLKAQMLLGAYIFALSMLILSQSTVYAGFVAGMFIMTLGEMLVWPAVPAVAAQFTPEGREGFIQGLIAGTGSAGRMLGPLLGAFIFQSIHAQGLLFVMAGLCLLSVAFFAFHSSFQKRRHQMPVQNQAS
- the moaC gene encoding cyclic pyranopterin monophosphate synthase MoaC; its protein translation is MTDQLTHFNEQNRARMVDVSEKDVTKRVAVAESQISMKPETLARIREGRIEKGDVLAVAQVAGVMAAKKTWEIIPMCHPLPLTGIDIQFAFVDETTLAITGTVKTTGKTGVEMEALTAVSVAALTVYDMCKAMDKAMIIGPTSLQSKTGGKSGDFHRGEK
- a CDS encoding methylated-DNA--[protein]-cysteine S-methyltransferase, which codes for MEMRKNQTVHWSMLVHGDWTIYLAATAAGLCYVGSVNQPFAELEAWVKKHHPQSSLVQDDLWLKPFATELMEYLQGTREHFSMDCDLSGTPFQLAVWEALRQIPYGQTVSYTDIATIIEKPAAVRAVGAAIGANPVLITVPCHRVVGKNGSLTGYRGGLPMKTTLLDLEKKTNRGVKHG
- a CDS encoding 2OG-Fe(II) oxygenase, which encodes MAKSVAETITALDWHSLQQELDKQGYATFPSLISADACEELIATYGQDDLFRNTIQMARYRFGEGEYRYYQAPLPSLLQELREGFYPMLAQTANRWLELLGREAIYPATLPEFLAQCHEQGQLRSTPLILKYETGGYNCLHQDMYGEVFFPFQVVFALNQKEKDYRGGEFLLMEQRLRAQSRGYVITLDQGAGLIFPTSYRPVQGTRGYYKNTLRHGVSTITSGKRYSLGIIFHDAK
- a CDS encoding SPL family radical SAM protein, which translates into the protein MKSILSYKMPKTLLNKGSGFLADYTHSLNPYTGCSFACSYCYVRQMPVSLFRNEQWGTWVDIKQQAADLLRKELLRAKKKGKVTIFMSSSTDPYQPIEQTEKVTRSLLEVMVENPPDFLLVQTRSPLVWRDADLLLLLGDRVRVSMTVETDLEVIRRYFSPQAPPIQARLKTLQRLAEAGIPTQATIAPVLPSSESFPEILRPLVTRVCVDDFYMGDGSGGKRTKRNGIPALYEQLGLEQWYDPTAYRIVYDRLLRVFPPDQIYLSQEGFAP